TCATATTTAGCTTGGTGGCTTTAATTTTGCACACCAAGTCAATATCATACTCTTCTTCGTTTGTAGCAGGCTTGATCACAGTTCCTAAGCTGAAAGAACCTTGAGGAAAAATCTCAGGATCATAAATGGCTACCACAGAAGCAGGGCGGCTTAACCAGTCTCCAATGGCCTTATACCTGGTCTCCGCACGTTCGAAATGTGTTGCAGATATATCTAGCCAATCCGTCAGGTTTTGAAAGATTTTTCTCAGATCGTCGCTTGCTTTCTTATTCATAATGGTTATTGTGAAACAATCTCAAGAGTCCTAATAAAGCCTCCACTAGCCGAGTTCTGATCATAGATCCTTAACGGCATATCAGCTTTGGGCATCCAAACTCTGCCAATTTCCACTGCAATCGACACAGGTACTGCCGGAAAAATGTTGAGTAATGCATTTTGTCCGTGGATAAACTTGATTCTGTTCAGCAACTTGCGAAATGTTTCCCGGAACAACTGCAATTGGACACGCTTTTTCAAGAAGTCGTTGTAAGGTTCTTTGATGGCTAAAGTCCATATACACGTATCTTCTCCTAAGATAGAATAAATCCGGTGATTAGCGATATTAGCAGAGAGGGATATGTTTAGAGCCACGTTTGAACGCTTTTCGTTAAGACAATAAATCTCAAACGGAATGGTATCTTCCCCATCTTGCCATTTCCAATTATCTTCTGGTTCCTTTTGATGTTGATATACATCAATTGCCGATACGTCAGACAGTAGACGACCAAGTTCAATAAGAAGCGGTTGAGGGGCCAATGCAAAGACAGACAAATGGCTTATGTCGGTTGATAGCCGAGGCCTAACTTTATCTGTAAATTGTCTCTGTAAACTTTGTTGCTCGATCTCCCAATATCTTGATTCCTCATCAATGAAAGGGCTATTTCTTAGACTAAGCTCTATGGCAGTCTCTTCAGCAGGGAACTTGTGAGGAACCATAGCCTCAAACGACTTGCGCCAAGTAATACGCGCATTTAGTCTGCCGATATTTGCTCCATAGTGTAGAACGTGGCTTTGTTTGTCGTCTTCCAATGCAGTTAGGATTCTGACACGTTTCTCATGCCGCTTCTTCATGTCCTGAAGTCGTTCAACTGGATACCCCTTCTCATCTTCTTTGTCTACGAGGCGATGATGAGCATCACACAAAAGCATCAGATTTGAAAGATCACACTTCAAGCGTTCAGATAGTACCTTATGTCCACGAGGCCCACCTTCTTTGTCAGCAATAATATGGGCTATATAAGCTGTACTATATTTGGCTTTAGTTACCAAGTCCTGCCACAAAATCTTGTTGCACCCTTCATACTCGCATCTTCCTGCTGATTGAGCCCAAAGCGCATATTTTACTTTAGCTGGAATGTATGAAACTGACATTGGCAATTCTCCCAGATGGTAAAGGTACTCAAGGCCCTTTCAAAATCATTACCCTAAAGAGTATAATTTCTCGGGCTGTTGTCTTCTTTTTCTTTCGGTGCTTGTCTACCCACCACTGTTCGTTTGAGGAAACTCAATTCTAGCGCGTGCTAATTCCTCAGCAGTCTGAGCCTGAGCATCCGCTACCATTCTCTGAAGAAGCTCAATACGCTCAGATTCTAATTCACCATCCGCATAACTCTGCTCAAACAACAGCCTTATCTGACCGGTCCTGGTCATGAAGCCAATAAACGTTGCTTCAAGTGCAGCTTGCTGATTTAGAGAGCCTCTTATGTCATCAACCGATGCTTTCCAGA
The nucleotide sequence above comes from Ardenticatenales bacterium. Encoded proteins:
- a CDS encoding HNH endonuclease, which encodes MSVSYIPAKVKYALWAQSAGRCEYEGCNKILWQDLVTKAKYSTAYIAHIIADKEGGPRGHKVLSERLKCDLSNLMLLCDAHHRLVDKEDEKGYPVERLQDMKKRHEKRVRILTALEDDKQSHVLHYGANIGRLNARITWRKSFEAMVPHKFPAEETAIELSLRNSPFIDEESRYWEIEQQSLQRQFTDKVRPRLSTDISHLSVFALAPQPLLIELGRLLSDVSAIDVYQHQKEPEDNWKWQDGEDTIPFEIYCLNEKRSNVALNISLSANIANHRIYSILGEDTCIWTLAIKEPYNDFLKKRVQLQLFRETFRKLLNRIKFIHGQNALLNIFPAVPVSIAVEIGRVWMPKADMPLRIYDQNSASGGFIRTLEIVSQ